From the Candidatus Peribacteria bacterium genome, one window contains:
- a CDS encoding sigma-70 family RNA polymerase sigma factor produces the protein MSPKRSQSAPLNPVAVYLQEIDASPLLSPAEEQILAEQKEAGDAEASEHLIQSNLRLVVSIARTKVRMGLSLQDAIQSGNLGLIKGTKKFKARNIRFSTFGSYCIEREINRTADDQRGTIHIPHHVQDFQRKVAKRKEALHSTLGREPTDEEMREAMELEKRKWESKKKLSAHAVMAKKANAKGENVDVLQLDQRISHNEKDPALVLQQQETMQVMLNLIKSLEPDQQEIIRMRYLTLEGGKTTHKEIGEVLDMSVTQVRKRERKTLAQLRALLGAQLGLTEHDVFDNDGY, from the coding sequence ATGTCTCCTAAACGTTCGCAGTCGGCTCCTCTCAATCCTGTCGCTGTGTATTTACAGGAGATAGATGCATCGCCATTACTTTCACCGGCAGAGGAGCAAATATTGGCGGAACAAAAGGAGGCAGGGGATGCTGAAGCAAGCGAACACCTCATTCAATCGAACTTACGTCTTGTTGTAAGCATTGCACGCACAAAAGTACGAATGGGGCTGTCTCTGCAGGATGCCATTCAGTCTGGAAATCTGGGATTGATAAAAGGAACGAAAAAATTCAAAGCCCGCAACATCCGGTTCTCTACATTCGGCTCATACTGCATCGAACGCGAGATAAACAGAACAGCTGACGATCAGAGAGGAACCATACACATTCCGCATCATGTACAGGATTTTCAAAGGAAAGTAGCGAAAAGAAAAGAGGCATTGCACTCCACCCTCGGACGGGAACCGACTGATGAAGAAATGCGGGAGGCAATGGAATTGGAGAAAAGAAAATGGGAATCAAAGAAAAAATTAAGCGCACATGCAGTGATGGCAAAAAAGGCCAATGCAAAAGGAGAAAATGTAGACGTGTTGCAGCTGGATCAAAGAATTTCTCATAATGAAAAAGATCCTGCTCTCGTACTGCAGCAACAGGAAACAATGCAGGTCATGTTGAATCTGATCAAATCACTGGAACCCGATCAGCAGGAAATTATCCGCATGCGGTATCTCACTCTCGAGGGAGGAAAAACCACTCACAAGGAAATTGGTGAAGTATTGGATATGAGTGTCACGCAGGTCAGGAAACGTGAACGGAAGACATTGGCACAATTGCGTGCACTTTTAGGTGCGCAGCTCGGACTGACAGAACACGATGTATTTGATAACGACGGATATTGA